The nucleotide window TTAGATAAAATATTTTTTGTTCCTTTAAAACAGTATATTTAAGATTTTTTAATTGAAAGAGTTACAGAGTTTTAGGTTTTAGGGAACAGATCAGTTAAAAAGAGAAAATTTATTGTTTTTCCATCCATCGAATACACTGGTCTAGTTCTTGTTGCATTGTTTTAGAATCAGCATAATGTCTTCTCCCATGACCGGGTAAAACCCATTCAAAAGAATAGGAAGTTAATTTTTTCATAGATTTAATTAACTCTGGCCAAGAATACCAGCAAACATCCCGAAAAGCAACTAATTGATTAAGAGAATCAGACCAAGCTAAATGATCCCCAGTAAACAAAAACTTATTTTTATACAATAACACCGTATGACCTTTAGTATGGCCAGGAACAGGAATAATGAGAGTATCAGATATTAAGGAAATTGGCTGAAATCCCGTCAGTTTTATTTCTACATTTTGAGTATTTGCAGTAATTTCATCTTGATATAGAATCCGTTCACAGTTAAAATGATCGTGATACTTTTGATGATCTGCTACATCATCTTTGTGAGTTAAATACATCCAACGAATTCCCCCCATTGCTTCTAATTGTTTCACTAAAGGAGGACTATATCGAGGAGAATCCACTAAAATATTGCCGTCTGGACGTTGAATAAAATAACTCGCAGCACCATAAGAAGATTCAGAATGGTAGCCACAATGATAGACATTCTCATCAATTAAAATGGGGAAAGAATGCTGTATAGCTTGAATATCCTTTGGCTTTTCAACTGTCCCAATAGAAGCGGTTGGACAAGATAATAAAGCTTGTAATGCCTCTTGACGTTCTCTTTCATTATCGGGTTGATGATATACGGCTGATTGTTCGTCAACGCGATAAAATACGCTCTTACTCATCCAACGACAAGTATCACAATCTATACAGGTTTCATCAACATAAAAATTTCCCTCAACATTTTGAGAACGTCGTTCTTTTAAAGTTGCCATGATTTTATCTGATTATATGAATATAATTTTATCCTATCCTTATATCAGACTAACAAAAGGAAAACCTAGTTTAGGTCATTCTCAAGATATAAGTAATTTGTCCTAATACCAATTCTGAAAATTTTAACACCACAATCTTCTCGCTCAAATTGTAGGATGCGTCCGGTGACGCATCAAAGACTGTAGTTTTATTTTTCAAAAATGGTATAACTATTTAGGACTTACGCAGTAACACTAATTGTAGGGTGGGCATCGGAGGGGCTGTGTCCGTCGTCGCAGGGTGAGTCCACTGCGGTCTTGGGGGTTTCCGATACGGAGCAAGTGGCAAACCCGAAGGGCGGACTTTATACGCTCCGTCCCACCTTAACCCCAGGATTAGAGCTTGTTGTTGTCTTCGTGCGTAACTCCTACTAAGTACCCAAGCTTTCATTAATTGCACATCCAATACTATTCCTTGTTGCCTGTTGCCTATCTCAACTATCAAATTTATTTTGCCCGACTACTTATTCACTGTTCACTGTTTACTGTTAACTAAAAAGGTGGGCAATGCCCACCCTACAAACTTTTGTTTTTTGCCAAAATAGCTATTCAAAGCACTTTTTATCCTCTAGTCCGCAAATCTTATAAATTTGTAACCGTGCCTCTCCCAGTCGATAAGCAACCAAATGCCAGGAAACAGGATTATCAGGCCGAGAAATAGCGGGTTTCTCAACTGCTCTGACTAAAATCTGTTGATTAAAAGGAATAGATTTACCTAAATTATTAGAGTTACTAAAAATTAATTGATTAGCGAATATCTCTACTTTCCATTTTCCCGGCGCAATTTCTACCGGTTGAGAAATAGTTTGGATCACAAAAATTCTTTCTGGTTCTTGATTGTTACTTC belongs to Gloeothece citriformis PCC 7424 and includes:
- a CDS encoding MBL fold metallo-hydrolase; this translates as MATLKERRSQNVEGNFYVDETCIDCDTCRWMSKSVFYRVDEQSAVYHQPDNERERQEALQALLSCPTASIGTVEKPKDIQAIQHSFPILIDENVYHCGYHSESSYGAASYFIQRPDGNILVDSPRYSPPLVKQLEAMGGIRWMYLTHKDDVADHQKYHDHFNCERILYQDEITANTQNVEIKLTGFQPISLISDTLIIPVPGHTKGHTVLLYKNKFLFTGDHLAWSDSLNQLVAFRDVCWYSWPELIKSMKKLTSYSFEWVLPGHGRRHYADSKTMQQELDQCIRWMEKQ